GTATGACATGTCCGATGACGATTATTTTGACTTCACCGACGAGTTCGCCCATTCGACCACCAGCGACTAGCGAAGCCCCAAAGGCTAGGCTATAAGCGGACGTTAACCAGGCTGAGGCAGTGGGCGTAAGCGTCAAGTCTTCTGTCATGCTCGGAAGCGCCGGCGCTACAACGGTACTGTACATCTGCGCGATTAGTGCCGCTAGGCCCATTGCCGCGAGAACTACCCACGCTGACTTCCTGGTTCTATTAATCTCAGTTCGCCTCGTTAACTGCACGATATCCGACACAGGCTGCTTTGCCATTTCAGATTTCCCTTCATGGCCACATTCACTCATCATTTGGGAAAATGAACGTGGGTGGTGGTTGATTGATCTTTACAGCGAATTGCTGGTGATTTTTGAGACGGCGCATATTTCACGCTGTTTGCCTGCCGCCAAGGCCCAAAGTAGCCAATGGGAAGCTTAAGGTAAGTCACGCCTCTTCGAGGCGTTCTTTAGCTGTTGGATGTAGGCCTATTCGCAAAGGCAACGCAGCCCGCATTAAACTGCCTATCAGGGGCTAGTCCGACTCTTCGCCAGTTTGCTACTTCGTGGCTTACGGCATTGTTGCGGGTTTGATTTAATCCTGCACCGTTCATCATTGAATGTGGCTCCCTTCAATATCAGGAGTGTTGTCCGTCGCCATTAACGGGATCGTCAACTCTCTTCTTGAGATTACCATTCATACTATGATAGGACAAGTGCGCGAGTGGATTGTCTAGCTGTTTTTCTCGTCTAGAGTTTGCGCCCTCCCGGCGACAGACCTGTCGGGCTTTGTGGAGAAATGGTCGCCGGCCGACATGGCATCTGGCCCGGGTGAGCAGCCCTGGGGAAGGGGGCATCCGGGTGAACGTCCGAGTGAGGATAGAGCCTCGCTGAGCGAATGGCTCACACAGCGAGGCTCTATTTGTTAGTTCGGACCTTGTATTATTGGCTTCCTGCTTCGCAGGGCTGAAGCTTGCCATCAACCCGGCGCGTCAGGTTCCAAGGATTTTCTTCCTTTAGCGCATCAGGTAAAAGCGCCGCTGGCAGGTTCTGGTAGGCAACCGGTCGCAGGAAGCGTTCGATAGCCATGCTGCCAACCGATGTCGTGCGCGGATCAGAGGTCGCCGGAAATGGCCCACCGTGAACCATCGCATGACCAACTTCTACGCCCGTGGGCCAATCGTTCACCAAAATGCGTCCCGCGAGGCTTTCTACCGCGGGCAATATGTCAGCTGCCGCCCTGAGATCTTCGGAGTCCTCAACATCCATCTGGAGTGTAGTTGTTAGCTGCCCCTCAAGATGAGCAATTGACTCTACGAGCTCGTCGAAATTGCCATATCGAATAACAACCGACGCAGCACCAAATACTTCTATTTGCATTTCTGGGTTCGCCACGAAAGAAGCCAAGTCAGCCTCAAATATGACGGGCGCTGGTGCATTTTCTGTCTGGCCACCTTCGCCCCGCCCGAGCAGGTTCATGCCACCCTGACCGCTTAGCTGCGTAGTCCCTTCAAGCCAGGCATCCGCGATTCCGGGTGTCAGCATTGTCTTGCCGTCCACCTCTTGGACCGCACGAATAACTGCCTCAACAAATCGGTTACCGTCATCGGTGGCTGGAACAAAAACGTGTCCCGGCTGAGTGCACAGTTGGCCAGATGATCCCGTCACCGAAGCAATGTACTCCTCGGCGAGCGCGTCAACATTCTGTTTCAGAGCACCCGGAAGCACAAATACCGGGTTAGTTGAACTCATCTCAGCGTATACCGGTATCGGCACCGGGCGGCTCTGAGCCGTCTCGACCAGTGCGAGTCCGCCCTGGCGCGAACCGGTGAAGCCAACAGCCTTAATCGCTTCATCCGCCACGAGCGCCTGACCAACGATGCGGCCGGGCCCGAAAACAAGTGAGAACACACCCGGGTGTAGGCCATGATCAGCAACTGCGTCGGTAATAGCTTTGCCAACTAGCTCACTTACGCCAGGGTGGGCGTTATGTGCTTTGAAAACGACTGGGCAACCAGCGGCCAGCGCTGAGGCCGTGTCGCCGCCAGCGGTTGAAAACGCAAGAGGAAAGTTCGAAGCGCCAAACACCGCAACGGGGCCAAGGGGAACCTTCCGCTGTCGAATGTCCACTCGGGACGGATTTCGATCTGGAATTGCCGGATCTATGCGTGCGCCGATGAAATCGCCCTGACGCACCACGTTTGCAAACATGCGCAATTGGTTGACAGTGCGCCCGCGTTCACCCTCAGCACGGGCACGTGGCAGCCCACTTTCAAGCACGTAGCGCTCCGTGAGCGGTTCAGCCAGTGCGTCAAGATAGTCCGCGACAGTTTCAAGAAACGCGGCACGTGTACCCAAGTCAGTTACCGAGTAGGACGCGAATGCTGCTTTCGCTTCCCGGGTTGCCTCCCTGAGCTGTTCCCGGTCGACGAGGGTGTAGCTGGGTTCCAGGCTCTCGTTGGTTGCAGGATTCACAGCGTGGCTCGCCCCATGGTTGCCTATGACTGGCTTCCCCGCGATGATCGATGCGCCAACCAATGTGTTCT
Above is a window of Brevibacterium siliguriense DNA encoding:
- a CDS encoding aldehyde dehydrogenase (NADP(+)), whose protein sequence is MSDTTRIQAGEKNTLVGASIIAGKPVIGNHGASHAVNPATNESLEPSYTLVDREQLREATREAKAAFASYSVTDLGTRAAFLETVADYLDALAEPLTERYVLESGLPRARAEGERGRTVNQLRMFANVVRQGDFIGARIDPAIPDRNPSRVDIRQRKVPLGPVAVFGASNFPLAFSTAGGDTASALAAGCPVVFKAHNAHPGVSELVGKAITDAVADHGLHPGVFSLVFGPGRIVGQALVADEAIKAVGFTGSRQGGLALVETAQSRPVPIPVYAEMSSTNPVFVLPGALKQNVDALAEEYIASVTGSSGQLCTQPGHVFVPATDDGNRFVEAVIRAVQEVDGKTMLTPGIADAWLEGTTQLSGQGGMNLLGRGEGGQTENAPAPVIFEADLASFVANPEMQIEVFGAASVVIRYGNFDELVESIAHLEGQLTTTLQMDVEDSEDLRAAADILPAVESLAGRILVNDWPTGVEVGHAMVHGGPFPATSDPRTTSVGSMAIERFLRPVAYQNLPAALLPDALKEENPWNLTRRVDGKLQPCEAGSQ